The segment CAGGAAACGGAACGTGCCTTCTCCCGTGTTCCTGTACTGATGCCGCGCGCATGGCGGAATGAATATGACGTCGCCGACGGCTACCTGGTGGAACGTCCCCTCGACCATGACCTCGCCCTGACCCTCGACAACAAAGTTCTCGTGCTCGTTTTCGTGCGAGTGGTCAGGCGTGTTGCCGCCAGGGGCGATCTCGATCATTCGCAGGTTATAAAAAGGCGCTCCGTCAAGCTCCTCGTCAATAAGGCGCCGTATCTCAACGCCAGGGGCAGCGCTGCCGAACTCAAAGGCATGGATGTCCGTATAGTGCGCCATCTTGAACTCAGGTTGTGACTTTGCCATCTCCATCCTCCTTTTCTTATTATAGAATTAAAATAGGTGAAACAGACGCAAATTCCACATCAGGGGTCAGGCGATGTCAACCACGTAGCAGTGGGCAGTGCCTGACCCCTCGGGCAAAGGGGATAGCCACCGTGTAAGCCGGATTCTGTACCGCGAGCGCGGTGGTGGCCATCTATCTGGGACCCGCGTTGCCACGGGCCTCGTGCTGCCAACCCGGGAGTCGAAACGCGGCGGGCCACCGCTCCTCCCCTATTCGGCATCGCTCCGGGTGGGGCTTGCCAAGCCGGCCAGTCACCTGGCCGCTGGTGGTCTCTTACACCACCGTTTCAGCTTAACCTTCCGCTTGCGCGGCGGGTCTTTTCTTTTCTGTGGCGCTTTCCGTCGGGTCGCCTCGCCTGGACGTTATCCAGCACCCTGCCCTGTGGAGTCCGGACTTTCCTCGAGGCTGTCGCCCCGCGGCCACCCGGATGACTATCCCTGAAGATATTGTAGCACCGTTGAGGACGGACAGTAATCTATTCAGCCTATTCGCGCTTCACCGGCATCGCGCGCGGGCACACCGAGAAATACTCTTTTCGGAGGGACATCCGTTACGACAACCGCTCCCATCCCAACAACGGCGGCTTCTCCAATGGTGATCCCTGACAGCAGATTGGCCCCGGCGCCTACCGCCGCCCGTCTCTTGATTATCGGGCCCGCGTACGTCTTACTGGTCCACATTGACATGTACCGGTCGTTGGTAGTGACAACGTACGGGCCTACAAAAACGTCCTCCTCGATGACCGTCTCTCCGGTGATATAAGCGCCGGTTTGTATTCTCGCCCTGGCGCCGATCTTGATGTTCGACTCTAAGACGACCATGCGCCCGATTATTACGCCTTCGGCGACAACGCATTTCTCGCGCACCGCCGCAAGGTCTCCGATGTAGCAGTTTTTCGCAAACTCGGCGCCGCTGTTGATCACCACCGAAGCCCCAATTATCGTTCCAGCGCCTACTACCAGGACACCAACTTCATCCACGCCTCTCCTGCTGGTTGCTGAAGCGCTGGGCGGCTTCCCAAGAACCGCGTTTGACGCGACTTTTACGCCTTCTCCAAGTCTCGTGCCCCGGTGGACAACGACGTTGTGCCCCAACTCACAACCCATGCCCATGACTACGTCATCTTCGATGACCGCATTCTCGCCAAAGTGACACCCCGGCGCCACGCTTGCCGAGTCAGAAAAATAAGCGCTCATGCGTGCCTCCGCTGTAGTAGATTGTAGATGAGCGGCCTTTCGTCGCCGCGTTACGCCTTCTCGAGCGCCACAGGTTGCCCGTTCAACTCGAGCGACTTCGTTGCGGCGCTCAAGACCTTGACAACGCGGAGCCCCTGCTCTCCGTCCGACAGCGGCTTCTTCTCCTCGCGCACACAATCACGGAAGTGTGCGCACTCCTTTCGGAGGGGTTCTTCCCACCTGATGAACGGCACGGTCTGATCCCCGTAGTGAATCTGCGGCTCGTTGCCAAGCTCGAGGTCGAGATAGTACGCTCGCTTGTCGAAAACGCGCACTTTCTCGTCAGTGCTCATGTCATCGAACACAAGCATCTTCTCTTTGCCCACAATGGTGAACTTGCGCGTTTTGTGCGGGTCGAGCCAGGATACGTGCAGGTTGCCGATTTTCTTTCCGGGGAAATAGAGGGTGCAAAACACTACATCCTCGAGACCATCCTGCAGATATGACGCGCCTCTCGCCACAACGGACTCCGGCTCGATTTCAAACAAGTACAGCATCACGGATATGTCGTGGGGCGCCAGGCTCCACAGACAGTTCTCGTCGCGCCGCAGACGGCCCAGGTTCAGCCGTTGCGAGTAGATGTAGCAGAACTCGCCCGCCTCGCCAGAGTCAAGATACTTCTTGAGGTAGTCCACAGCGGGGTGGTATATCAACAGGTGACCCACCATGAGGATGCGCCCATTCTTCTCCGCCAGATCGACCAGCTCGCGACCCTGCTCTACCTCCAGGCTCAGCGGCTTCTCCACCATCACGTGCTTTCCGGCGAGTAAAGCCCGTTTTGCCAGCGGGTAATGCGTCACGGCGGAAGAGGCCATCACGACGGCTTCGACCTCGTCGTCATCCAACACGGTTTGGATCTCTGTAGCCAGCTCTACACGGGGGAACCTGCGGCCCGCCTCGTCGAGCTTCTCCTGCGAAGAGTCGCAGATATACTTCAGCCGCACGCCATCAAGCTCGAAGAAGTTGCGGCACAGATTCGGCCCCCAGTACCCGTAACCGATTATTCCTATGACCACGTCCCGATTGTCCAAAACACCCCTCCTGTTCACTTATTAAAGCGCACCAGCCCCAGGGGTCAGGCACCGTCTACCGCACCGTCTACCACGTCTACCGCTAAAGCGGTAGACGCCAGGGGTCAGGCACCGTCTACCGCACCGTCTACCACGTCTACCGCTAAAGCGGTAGACGCCAGGGGTCAGGCACCGTCTACCGC is part of the Candidatus Anoxymicrobium japonicum genome and harbors:
- a CDS encoding UDP-3-O-(3-hydroxymyristoyl)glucosamine N-acyltransferase, yielding MSAYFSDSASVAPGCHFGENAVIEDDVVMGMGCELGHNVVVHRGTRLGEGVKVASNAVLGKPPSASATSRRGVDEVGVLVVGAGTIIGASVVINSGAEFAKNCYIGDLAAVREKCVVAEGVIIGRMVVLESNIKIGARARIQTGAYITGETVIEEDVFVGPYVVTTNDRYMSMWTSKTYAGPIIKRRAAVGAGANLLSGITIGEAAVVGMGAVVVTDVPPKRVFLGVPARDAGEARIG